GGCTGACGTTGTGGCGTTGTAATTTTTGGCGGCAAACACGCATAGCATTGATCGTTCGCGCCATCGAAGCGCGGGACAATTTGCCAGTCTGTTCCAAACCTTGCCCAAGCTGGACGGATTTGGAAAAGCTGTCGACCACATGAAACTGGCTGCCCTTCGGTTGGGCAATCAGCATACGGCAACTGTTCGTGCCCAAATCCAACGCAGCATAAAGCTGTGATGGATCGGGCGGTTTTGGCACGGCGTGCTCAACCGGTTTCGGGAACGCGCCCGCACCATCGGGACGCTTGGGCGTCATTTTAACGCCCTCCATTTCGAGTTACCCCAAAGGTAAGCCCGCAACCGGTGTCGCGCAAGCCCAGAGATGAGACTTGTAACCGCCCTCATACCTAAGATGAGAATAATGCGTCCTTAAAGGGGTCGCCAAATGCGTCCCCAATGTCGAAAATAGGCGACGTAGAGTTTAGCACCCAAGCTAGGTTTTGAAGAACGCAGGTAAGAGGCACGAGAATCGCATGGCAGATGTCACAATCGTTTATTGGCGGGATATTCCTGCGCAGGTCATCGTTGGCAAAGGGCGTCGGGGCACCAAGGTGCAACTTACCGAACGTTTTGAGCAAGCAATTGATCGCGCTGCGATGAAATCCGGTGCCGCTGGTACGGACGATTACTTGGCGGATTGGCGCAAGGCTGCGCCGTATCCCGTTGAAG
This Octadecabacter temperatus DNA region includes the following protein-coding sequences:
- a CDS encoding virulence factor; translation: MADVTIVYWRDIPAQVIVGKGRRGTKVQLTERFEQAIDRAAMKSGAAGTDDYLADWRKAAPYPVEGADADVAASEAARLEAEYDKDRLMVLINNDGRA